In Papaver somniferum cultivar HN1 chromosome 9, ASM357369v1, whole genome shotgun sequence, the genomic stretch TTTAAAGAAAAGTGCTAGATCTAAAGTTCTGGAAACTTGATTTCTAAACGAATTCACCAACAGGATATATCACTCCaagttgtttctagcgccaaaatgtagttgcaggaaatcctacaaccacatccattcaAGACTAGGTAACACTctaagaaatcatggtgaaaatcattTGTTTATTCATTAAGATCTAAAGATTGAATACATGATAATACaaagactttacttgctctccaaataaactttctctctcctgatttcttgtctaacactcacTCTAAAAAATCTCCTTATTACACAGTttccttccctttatatagggtaatacatagtggatgacagctaatagatcccctattttcggaatcactgtgtgttacaatcgctcatgtacattcgcTCCACTTCGCATATTTTACACtttcgcacagatcatcacactttactcgtgactatgctgacatcattaaataTGTCATCCTAATTTTACTATGTGCGATGATCTTCGCTTACATTAGGTGACCGTTACTTTGCAAACATAATGAATGTgcaatatttcactcctacaggcAGGAAATAAAAGAGACGCACAATCCACACACCAAATGTTACTACTTTGATGAAGAAAGTTCTACTAGCTGAATGTTCTTAGCTAGTTAAATGTAACTTAAACCATTGTCAAGGGCTATATGCATCATTTTAGCAGAGATCATTTCAGCATACAGAGCTTCCGAATCTGCCGCAGCATCGGCCACTTTTTTTCTGGACGAACAACTAGGTCCAGACTGATTTTCTCGTGACGAATAACTAGGGGCAGACTGATAATTGTGGTATGGAAGAGTAACACACTGGGGATGAATATTGATACCACATGGATCACATCTATAACTCCAAGAAGAGGAAGAAACAAGGTTTCTACAGATTGCACACCAGGCATCACGAATAACCGGAACTGATTGAAGCTTGAGTGGGTGGTTTTGGTCGATTGCATGACGCACTTGCAATTCCAGTTTGGAGCATAAAGGGTGGATGAAAAATTCATGACGCCCATCATCATAGCGATTGGCAGCACCGGAAGCGCACTTGTAGAAGAGACCTTTGACTTGATCACCACAGACATTGCAAGGACGCCACTGACCGTAATCTGTGCCGGGCCCCTCCCATATCCGTTCCAATGGATGGTTAGGATGAATGTAAGAGGTGAGATACTCAGGACATGTAGTACAAACCTCGTGGAGATCGAAAGCGCATTGCTTGCAATGGTATCTAGCACCAGTACCTAGAGTGGCACAGCCATCACATACAAATTCGTTATTTTCATAAACTGCTTGGTCTAATACATCTTCCTTGA encodes the following:
- the LOC113311619 gene encoding uncharacterized protein LOC113311619, whose amino-acid sequence is MAPRTKTSFPGEKQPLRHFTHPHVLIKEDVLDQAVYENNEFVCDGCATLGTGARYHCKQCAFDLHEVCTTCPEYLTSYIHPNHPLERIWEGPGTDYGQWRPCNVCGDQVKGLFYKCASGAANRYDDGRHEFFIHPLCSKLELQVRHAIDQNHPLKLQSVPVIRDAWCAICRNLVSSSSWSYRCDPCGINIHPQCVTLPYHNYQSAPSYSSRENQSGPSCSSRKKVADAAADSEALYAEMISAKMMHIALDNGLSYI